The DNA region TATTGTGCTCGGAATTATCATCGGAAGCATTATCGGTGCGATTGCCGCAATTAAGGTCAAAATGACTGCTATGCCGGAGATGGTCGGTCTTTTCAACGGTTTCGGTGGCGGAGCTTCGGTCTTAGTAGCCGGTTCAGCACTGGTTGCCGCGATGCACTATGCTGCGGGGCAAGATGCCTCAACTCAAATGAAAGTCGCAACTGCGGCATCGGGTATAATCGGATCAGTGACCTTCTTCGGAAGCTACGTTGCATTCGGAAAGCTGGCGGAATTCCTCGCAGTCAAATGGAAGCTTCATGCCTGGCAGAAACTCGTCAAATACGGTTTCTCATTGGTAGTTATTGGCGGCACTGTCTGGTTTGGTGTGATTTCGATTGATATAGCCGGTCTGCCGCTGTCGGCAGGAGTAATGCTGTCGGGAATCCTTATAGGCGGATTGCTGCTCAATAAGAAAGACCGTTTCCCGGGAATGAATGCACTCAAGTGGCTGGTAGCTGTAGCCTCCCTGGTATTCGGGATTCTCGCCGTACTGAATCCTGAGAATCTTATGTTTTTCTGGGTCATGGTCGGAGTAGCCGGAGTCCTCGGTGTGTTGCTGACAATCTCTATCGGTGGCGCTGACATGCCGGTTGTGATTGCACTGCTGAATTCATATTCCGGATTAGCTGCAGCGGCTACCGGTTTTGTGATCGACAACAATGTGCTGATTATCGCTGGATCTCTCGTAGGGGCGTCGGGAATAATTCTGACCAACATTATGTGCAAGGCTATGAATCGCTCGCTGGCGAATGTTCTCTTCGGGGTGATGGGTCCGACGAGTGAAACGCCGGATGCAGACGACGTCTATGGTGGCAAGATCAAGGCAACGTCCGCTGAGGAAATCGCGATGCTCTTCGATGGAGCTCGCAGGGTAGCAATCGTACCGGGATATGGTATGGCTGTCGCGCAGGCTCAGCACACCGTGCGCGATCTCGCTGATTTGCTTGAGAAGAAAGGCATTCAGGTCGATTACGCGATACATCCGGTGGCAGGGCGCATGCCGGGGCATATGAATGTGCTTCTGGCGGAAGCTGATGTCGATTATGACAAACTAAAAGAGATGGATGAAATAAATCCGACGATGGCTCAAGTTGATGTTGCGATCGTAATCGGCGCAAACGACGTCGTCAATCCGGTGGCGCGCACCGATCCGAAATCCCCGATCGCGGGAATGCCGATAATCGATGTCGACAAGGCGCGGACGGTTGTGGTTATCAAGAGAAGCCTAAGCCCCGGATTCGCAGGAATTCCGAACCCGTTGTTTGCAAACGACAACACGCTAATGTTCTTCAATGACGGCAAGAAAGCTATACTCGAAATCATTGCAGCAGTCAAAGAATCGTAGGTGAGTACATAACATGTCAGAGCACAGAACAGAAAAGGATTCGCTGGGAGAGGTCAAGGTCCCGAAGGACGCATACTGGGGAGCGCAGACGCAACGAGCGATCGGCAATTTCCCGGTAAGCGGACACAAACCGCATCCCGGATTCGTTTGGGCAGGCGCAGCGATCAAACGCGCCGCCGCAATGGTGCATAAAGACTTGGGACTTCTTCCAAAAGAAAACGCCGACGCTATCATTCAGGCTGCAACGGAGATAATGAATGGCGAGATGACGAACCAGTTCGTGGTCGATGTCTATCAGGCGGGCGCAGGGACAAGCCACCACATGAATCTCAATGAAGTGATAGCCAACCGCGCACTCGAAATTTTCGGCAAGCAGCGCACGGACTACTCGGTCATTAATCCTAATGATCATGTCAACATGGCACAGTCGACCAACGATGTCATCCCGACATCGATCCGGATATTCATCCTCAAAGACAGTGTCGCGCTGCTTGATATACTCGACAGAGTCGAGAGGGGATTTCGTGACAAGGCGAAAGAATTCGACAAGATACTGAAATCCGGCAGGACGCATCTTCAGGATGCTGTGCCGGTACGACTTGGGCAGGAGTTCGGTGGCTATGCGGAGACGATCAAGCGTGGCCGCGAGAAAATCTCCGCCGCGCGCGACGCGCTCTGCGAAATCGGACTTGGCGGGAGCGCTGCGGGTACCGGACTGAATGTGCATCCGGAATATAGAACACGTGTTGCGAAAGCCCTTGCGGAAATCACGGGCTTTCCGATCAAACCGACAAACGATTACTTCTGGGCGATGCAATCGATGGCGCAGGTTGCCGACTATTCCGCGTCGCTCCGGAATTTTGCGATTGAATTGTCTCGAATAATGAACGATCTGCGGCTGCTGTCATCGGGGCCGACAACGGGCATCGCAGAAATTATCCTTCCACCGGTTCAGCCGGGATCGTCCATTATGCCGGGCAAAGTCAACCCAGTGATGGCTGAAATGATGAACATGATCTGTTTCAGTGTGATTGGGTTTCATGAATCGGTAGCATGGGCGGCGGGCGCCGGTCAGCTCGAACTCAATGTCATGATGCCGCTGATGGCGTATGCCGTCGGCGAGCAGATGAAGATTCTCACAGGCGGACTCGATGCATTTTTGACAAGATGCCTTACGGGTATCAAACCGAACGAGGCTGCTTGTCGTGTGTTTCTAGGGAAGAGCCTCGGTCTCGTGACAGCGCTCAATCCGATTATCGGATATATGAA from Candidatus Zixiibacteriota bacterium includes:
- a CDS encoding NAD(P)(+) transhydrogenase (Re/Si-specific) subunit beta, whose translation is MLNQNIVNLVYLLAAVLMIVGLKGLAHPRSAVRGNRMAAVGMLAAIAATLLSGKLEWHYIVLGIIIGSIIGAIAAIKVKMTAMPEMVGLFNGFGGGASVLVAGSALVAAMHYAAGQDASTQMKVATAASGIIGSVTFFGSYVAFGKLAEFLAVKWKLHAWQKLVKYGFSLVVIGGTVWFGVISIDIAGLPLSAGVMLSGILIGGLLLNKKDRFPGMNALKWLVAVASLVFGILAVLNPENLMFFWVMVGVAGVLGVLLTISIGGADMPVVIALLNSYSGLAAAATGFVIDNNVLIIAGSLVGASGIILTNIMCKAMNRSLANVLFGVMGPTSETPDADDVYGGKIKATSAEEIAMLFDGARRVAIVPGYGMAVAQAQHTVRDLADLLEKKGIQVDYAIHPVAGRMPGHMNVLLAEADVDYDKLKEMDEINPTMAQVDVAIVIGANDVVNPVARTDPKSPIAGMPIIDVDKARTVVVIKRSLSPGFAGIPNPLFANDNTLMFFNDGKKAILEIIAAVKES
- a CDS encoding aspartate ammonia-lyase codes for the protein MSEHRTEKDSLGEVKVPKDAYWGAQTQRAIGNFPVSGHKPHPGFVWAGAAIKRAAAMVHKDLGLLPKENADAIIQAATEIMNGEMTNQFVVDVYQAGAGTSHHMNLNEVIANRALEIFGKQRTDYSVINPNDHVNMAQSTNDVIPTSIRIFILKDSVALLDILDRVERGFRDKAKEFDKILKSGRTHLQDAVPVRLGQEFGGYAETIKRGREKISAARDALCEIGLGGSAAGTGLNVHPEYRTRVAKALAEITGFPIKPTNDYFWAMQSMAQVADYSASLRNFAIELSRIMNDLRLLSSGPTTGIAEIILPPVQPGSSIMPGKVNPVMAEMMNMICFSVIGFHESVAWAAGAGQLELNVMMPLMAYAVGEQMKILTGGLDAFLTRCLTGIKPNEAACRVFLGKSLGLVTALNPIIGYM